In one window of Armatimonadota bacterium DNA:
- a CDS encoding phosphoenolpyruvate carboxykinase (GTP): MARKKTQLDVGELARALYHYHNVEHLSDAAAKDRALQFGQLTEFGSYNFVSSVRNRSAGLTVYLGSKKVLQPDLSPRQREILDQAPETLRKLQRYLDRTRLICIERTMGNNTTFCPHCTMYVSVYSKYAAQLAYMWGETLFAYRPTAPGPDMHWICVPEWPEQNRQILVFPEQGVTFVLGSDYMGEAKKGFLRMAMWYAKQEGMLGVHAGAKMVQARQPDGKMHRYSILLFGLSATGKTTHSCHDHGLSQDGETMDVVQDDVCFLRKDGSALGTERGFYLKTEGLDPHGQPLLYNAAIQPNTIFENVMVDSEGNIDFQDETLTSNGRGVVQMANFAPHASDTIDLPPADETDGLLLFFITRRNTVLPMVSRLTPEQGALAFMLGESVESSAGDPRRAGESVRVVGTNPFIVGDEAAEGNWVLGFFRKHPNVQCYLINTGGVGEVREKQKDGTFRVKREVMRIQIPETSALFRAAVRGTVKWTKEPHFGLEVPEEIEGVDIRKFDPSAFYSTAEVERLVNDLKRERREYVEQFTGLDPAIVKAAED; the protein is encoded by the coding sequence ATGGCAAGGAAGAAGACGCAACTCGACGTCGGAGAGCTGGCCAGAGCCTTGTACCATTACCATAACGTGGAGCATCTGTCGGATGCTGCCGCCAAGGATCGAGCGCTCCAGTTCGGCCAGCTAACCGAGTTCGGGAGTTACAACTTCGTATCCAGCGTGCGCAACCGCAGTGCGGGCCTGACGGTTTACCTAGGCAGCAAGAAGGTGCTGCAACCCGACCTCAGCCCGCGCCAGCGCGAGATCCTCGACCAAGCGCCCGAGACGCTGCGCAAGCTCCAGCGTTATCTCGACCGGACGCGGCTGATCTGCATTGAGCGCACCATGGGCAACAACACCACATTCTGCCCCCACTGCACGATGTACGTCTCGGTCTACAGCAAGTACGCCGCACAGCTCGCCTACATGTGGGGCGAGACGCTGTTCGCGTACAGGCCGACCGCCCCCGGTCCCGACATGCACTGGATCTGCGTCCCGGAGTGGCCGGAGCAGAATCGCCAGATCCTGGTGTTCCCCGAGCAAGGCGTCACCTTCGTGCTCGGCTCGGATTACATGGGCGAGGCGAAGAAAGGGTTCCTGCGCATGGCGATGTGGTACGCCAAGCAGGAAGGCATGCTCGGCGTGCACGCGGGGGCGAAGATGGTGCAGGCGCGTCAGCCTGATGGCAAGATGCATCGCTACAGCATACTCCTGTTCGGTCTGTCGGCAACAGGCAAGACGACGCATTCCTGTCACGATCACGGCCTGTCCCAGGACGGCGAGACGATGGATGTCGTCCAGGATGACGTCTGCTTCCTGCGCAAGGATGGCAGCGCCTTGGGTACCGAGCGCGGCTTTTACCTGAAGACCGAGGGCCTCGATCCTCACGGCCAGCCGCTGCTCTACAACGCCGCCATTCAGCCCAACACCATCTTCGAGAACGTGATGGTGGACTCCGAAGGCAACATTGACTTCCAGGATGAAACCCTGACCAGCAATGGCCGCGGCGTCGTGCAGATGGCCAACTTCGCACCGCACGCGAGTGACACCATTGACCTGCCGCCGGCCGACGAGACCGACGGGCTCCTGCTGTTCTTCATCACGCGGCGCAATACGGTGCTGCCCATGGTATCGCGCCTGACCCCGGAGCAAGGAGCGCTGGCGTTCATGCTCGGCGAATCGGTGGAAAGCTCGGCGGGCGACCCGCGGCGTGCCGGCGAATCGGTGCGCGTCGTCGGCACCAATCCGTTCATCGTTGGCGACGAGGCCGCGGAGGGCAACTGGGTCTTGGGATTCTTCCGCAAGCACCCCAACGTTCAGTGCTACCTCATCAACACCGGCGGCGTCGGCGAGGTGCGCGAGAAGCAGAAGGACGGCACGTTCCGCGTCAAGCGCGAGGTCATGCGCATCCAGATCCCTGAGACCTCGGCGCTGTTCCGCGCCGCCGTGCGGGGCACCGTCAAGTGGACCAAGGAACCGCACTTCGGCCTCGAAGTCCCGGAGGAGATCGAAGGTGTGGACATCCGCAAGTTCGATCCGTCCGCCTTCTACTCCACGGCCGAGGTCGAGCGGCTCGTCAATGACTTGAAGCGCGAGCGGCGCGAGTACGTGGAGCAGTTCACCGGCCTCGACCCCGCGATAGTCAAAGCCGCGGAGGACTGA
- the dprA gene encoding DNA-processing protein DprA codes for MALEAWLALSRAELRPAQALALLERFPSPDDLLAASAGEWRAVCPLSPSEERRLRDAAQAPADDDLRKLEELGGHIVTIRDLHYPPLLRQIHGSPPILYVRGEIQDCDQRAIAIVGTRRASPYGRLVAETLGRELARAGLTVISGLALGIDSAAHEGALQAGRTVGVCACGLDVTYPPSNHALIGRVVEHGAVIPEFPLGARPERWRFPARNRIISGLALATVVVEAPEKSGALITADHALDQGRDVFAVPGAVNTVQSRGTHLLIKQGAKLVETVDDILDELDLPAAPKRPEPPVEDLSQEESDILARLSLQQTDVDSLIVETQLPSSQVNAILTILELRGLVRRMPGNNFVRVH; via the coding sequence GTGGCCCTCGAGGCATGGCTGGCGTTGAGCAGAGCAGAGCTGAGGCCGGCACAGGCCCTGGCCTTGCTCGAACGCTTTCCGTCGCCCGATGACTTGCTGGCGGCATCGGCCGGGGAATGGCGTGCTGTCTGTCCCCTGTCCCCGTCGGAAGAGCGCCGGCTGCGCGATGCCGCTCAGGCGCCAGCCGACGATGACCTGCGGAAACTCGAGGAACTCGGCGGGCACATCGTCACCATCCGCGACCTGCACTATCCCCCCCTGCTCCGGCAGATTCACGGGTCGCCGCCAATCCTCTACGTCCGGGGCGAGATTCAGGATTGCGACCAGCGCGCGATCGCGATCGTCGGCACGCGCCGGGCCAGCCCCTACGGACGCCTGGTTGCTGAGACTCTGGGCCGCGAGTTGGCTCGCGCAGGGCTCACCGTCATCAGCGGCCTCGCGCTCGGCATAGACTCCGCAGCACACGAGGGCGCCTTGCAGGCGGGGCGCACCGTCGGCGTGTGCGCCTGCGGGCTCGATGTGACTTATCCGCCTAGCAATCACGCCCTCATCGGGCGCGTCGTAGAGCACGGCGCTGTCATTCCGGAGTTCCCGCTCGGCGCGCGCCCCGAGCGGTGGCGGTTCCCGGCACGCAACCGAATCATCAGCGGACTCGCGCTTGCCACCGTCGTCGTGGAAGCCCCCGAGAAGAGCGGCGCGCTTATCACCGCCGACCATGCCCTCGATCAGGGCCGCGACGTGTTCGCGGTCCCGGGCGCGGTCAACACCGTGCAGAGTCGCGGGACGCACCTGCTCATCAAGCAGGGCGCCAAGCTCGTGGAGACCGTTGACGACATTCTCGACGAGCTGGACCTCCCCGCGGCTCCCAAGCGCCCCGAGCCTCCGGTCGAGGACCTGTCGCAAGAGGAGAGCGACATCCTGGCCCGCCTCAGCCTACAGCAAACCGATGTGGATTCGCTCATCGTCGAGACGCAATTGCCTTCCTCGCAGGTCAACGCAATCCTCACGATCCTCGAGCTGCGCGGCCTGGTGCGCCGCATGCCAGGCAACAACTTCGTGCGCGTGCACTAG